The stretch of DNA AATTTATGATGTTTTTAAGAAGCACGCGAATCTGAAAGATTCATAGCGTCAAAAACTATCAAAAACTTCGTTTTGATGCCTGCAAAAACCAGAGGTTTTTGCGGCCGAGAAAATAAATTTCCTCCGGCATGTAAAAATCTACGATTTCTACGGTTGCGAATTTTCAATTCGCAAACACAGAAAATGCTTTGCATTTTCTTAAGCTTTGTTTTTGATAGTATGCAAGCAAAAAATGAAAAATAATTAGATTACCCCCAATATTAACGTACATGTGACTGTGGAGCAGCGTCCCTTATCTGTAAAGTAACCTGAAATTTATATCCAGATCCGCTTTCATCCTCTGTAAGATCAGTTACTCCTCTAAAATAATGATTCCATCTATCTCCTGAATTTGCAATGTCCATTCCAAGAGATTCCATATCATTTATCTTAGAGAAAAATTCATATGCATCTATAAGTTCTTCCCGTGGGGCTTTAATATTAATTTGTACTACTCCCCCTGTTTTATTTAAAAATCTGACGTAATCTTCTTTTATTTCAACTTTATCCTTACCAAACCTTTTTTCTCCACCAAGTTTTTTAAATACGACATCGGATTCACTCATAAAATGACCTCTTTTTATTATAGTATTAAATTATGAACATAAAAATATAAATTTTTTTCTACCTGCAATTTAATTCAATGATTTATATAAAAAAATAATAATTATAAACAGATTTTAGATAAAATTACAGCGTAAAAAATGTCTAATTCTGCAGCGTGTCATTAACCACACCCACATAACCTAAAAAAGATTATATTTTTAAATAGTGAGCTTTAAACTCTAAAAAGAAGTATTAATCCCTTTAAAAATATTTAAAATAAAAAATAAATCCTATTGTTTAAATTTTCATTTTTATAAAATAAGTAAAGATTAGGTTATTATTAAAATTTATAACCAAATTCCCTTAAAAATTTCTTCCGGTATTCTTCGTCGTCCTTACTTTCAATTCCTTTAGGCTTAAAACCATCTATTATACTTAATATACCTCTTCCCTGCTCAGTTTCAGCAACTATTACCTGGACAGGATTTGCAGTTGCACAGTAAATATTTACAACTTCAGGCACGTTCATTATACGCTGTATAACATTGATTGGATATGCATTTTTAAGAAATATTAAAAATGAATGGCCACATCCAAGTTCAAACATCTTATCTGCAGCAAGCTTAGTAAGGGATTCCTCATTACCTGATTTTCTTACCAAACAATCTCCTGAAGCTTCACTAAATGCAAGTCCAAATTCAGCACCAGGCACCGTATTTACAATTGATTCATGAAGGTCTTCAACTGTTTTTATGAAGTGGCTCTGGCCTAAAATTAAGTTACAATCCTCTGGAGCTTCTAATTTTACTATTTCAGTTTCGAATTTCATTTTAATCCCATTAATATTTATATCCAATTTACAGTATTAATTTACGCTTTTTCGCTACTTTAACAAATAATTAACACATTCAAACAGATATCACTGCAACTCCCCAACAGCAATGTAATAAATAGTGAAACATTCATATTATTTAACGGTGATAAATATGAAAAAATCAATTGGTGCAAAAACTATTGTATATCCCACTCCTGTTTTTATAATTGGAACTTATGATGAAAATGGGAAACCAAACGCTATGAATGTTGCATGGGGAGGGATATCATGTTCCAGCCCGCCTTGTGTTTCTATTTCAGTAAGAGAAGCTACTTACACCCATGGAAATATTCTAGATAAAAAAGCTTTTACAGTGAATATTCCCTCTGAAAGCCACATTAAAGAAGCAGATTATTTTGGAATCGCATCTGGAAAAAATGAAGATAAATTTGCCGCTACAGGGTTAACACCTGTTAAAAGCGAACTTGTAGATGCACCTTACATCAAAGAGTTTCCCCTTATTTTAGAATGTAAACTTGTTAACACAACTGAACTAGGGTTACACACCCACTTTACAGGTGAAATAATAGATGTAAAAGTGGATGAAAATTTACTGGATAATGAAAATCCAGACATAGAGCAAATTAAGCCATTTTTATACGATCCTTCATCCAGATCATATTATGGTATTGGTAAACACCTTGAAAAAGCATTTTCCTTAGGTAAAGATATAAATAAATGATTTAGCGTGCTAATACTTAAAATAAATATCATATGATTACATTAAGAGGTTTGAATATCATTTAAGGAATTTTTTGTAGATTTAACCTATCTAAAACATTTCTTTTTATACTTTTTAATATAAAACCAGCACAGAATTACATTTGAAAGTTATATACTAAACGTTTAAATCATCTATCAGACCTTATTTTTTTAAAATAATTTTAGTTACGGCTTTTTTACTTAAAATATAAATCTATTTATATAAACAATATCTCCTAATTTTAATACGTTATAAACTAGTTTTAAATGAAAAAATAAGATTTAAAAGCATTTATTTTCGAATTTTAAATCAAAAAATTTATATGATCTGCAAAATTGAACATTAAACTGTCCATAAACTCTAAAAAGGGTTCTAAAATTTGATAAAAAGAATTTTTTAAAGTATAAAATTTAGTAGGTGTAGTTTTTGGATACGGAGGCGGTAAAATTAAGGTAAAAATATTAATAGCAGTGATTATCGTTTTTTGTATAACGCTGCTTAGTTTGGAGGACATATATGCCACTGAAGACATTGAAAACACGACATATAACCTCGATCAAGAAATAACTGAAAATAGTAATTTAACAAATACGAATGACACCACAGATATAACTAACAGTACTAACCCAATTGATATTACCAGTTCAAACACGACAAGTACAGATTACTTAGCAGCAGGTGGCGAAACAAAAGCATCAAAATCTTTGTCACAGTATGTTCAAACCACCAAGAACTGTCAGGTAACTAATTCACAAATTCAAGCACTGGCAAAATCAATAACAAGCGGTAAATCATCAGCATATGACAAAGCAGTGGCAATATTCAACTGGGTAAGAGATAAATTAGGTTATTCCTTCTATTACAACACCAAGTATGGTGCTGTCGGCACTCTAAATGCTAAAACAGGAAATTGTGTTGATACAGCCCATTTACTGATAGCTCTTGAAAGGGCTGCAGGAATACCCGCAAGATATGTACACGGTTACTGTAAATTTTCAAGCGGTAACTGGTATGGACATGTATGGGCA from Methanobacterium veterum encodes:
- a CDS encoding flavin reductase family protein — encoded protein: MKKSIGAKTIVYPTPVFIIGTYDENGKPNAMNVAWGGISCSSPPCVSISVREATYTHGNILDKKAFTVNIPSESHIKEADYFGIASGKNEDKFAATGLTPVKSELVDAPYIKEFPLILECKLVNTTELGLHTHFTGEIIDVKVDENLLDNENPDIEQIKPFLYDPSSRSYYGIGKHLEKAFSLGKDINK
- a CDS encoding transglutaminase-like domain-containing protein, encoding MEDIYATEDIENTTYNLDQEITENSNLTNTNDTTDITNSTNPIDITSSNTTSTDYLAAGGETKASKSLSQYVQTTKNCQVTNSQIQALAKSITSGKSSAYDKAVAIFNWVRDKLGYSFYYNTKYGAVGTLNAKTGNCVDTAHLLIALERAAGIPARYVHGYCKFSSGNWYGHVWAQIYIEGKWYNADATSYRNTFGVIKNWNTKTAKIYDTYASLPF
- a CDS encoding adenosine-specific kinase translates to MKFETEIVKLEAPEDCNLILGQSHFIKTVEDLHESIVNTVPGAEFGLAFSEASGDCLVRKSGNEESLTKLAADKMFELGCGHSFLIFLKNAYPINVIQRIMNVPEVVNIYCATANPVQVIVAETEQGRGILSIIDGFKPKGIESKDDEEYRKKFLREFGYKF